Within the Bacillus sp. FSL K6-3431 genome, the region ACACCTTTAAAGAGTCCGCCATCTCCGCTGCCTTCATCTTTTAAAATATTGGTAGTGTGATTTCCTACTAATCTATTAACCCCGGTATCCGCTGTCTGTAACGCAGCTTCGAAATACTCCGGCTTTTTTGTAGCCCGGTATAATTCTATGGATGCACCAATATACACCCCTTGGTTATAGGTAAATTCCCAATTTTTATCTATACTTCCATCGCCGGTTCGATTAATGCCATCCCATACAAAACCGGTTTGTGAATCAACGAGTGTAGATTTTTGCCATTCATAGATTTTTTTAGCCCATTCCAAATCATTTGAATTTCCAAATTGTTGATATAAACGTGCAGCAAGAATCACAGCTGGAGCATTGGACGGTGTGTTCTTGTAATCCAACTGGGATTTATTCCAAGCTATACCCCCACCAAATTCTTCACTCCAACCATGTTTAATATCTTCCCATAATGTAAATACCGCATTGGCGTGTTCTTGGTCATTTGTGTGCTCATAAAGACGAAGCAAAGCCATTCCCATCCATAACATATCATCATAAAAGTTATTCGTTATACCATTATTTTTTTGTATTATACTGTCATACAACGCTGTTGCCCTGTTGATGTGCACATCCTCTCCAGTACGCTCGTAGGCATCGATGAGTGTATCGATCGCATGCGCTTGCCACCAATAATGGAATTGACCATTACAGTTAACACATTTGTAAGCATTGTTGAACATGTTTGTTTCTTCATTCCAATAATTATCGTACAAGGAAGCTTGTGCTTGCTCAGCTTTCGCTCCCCACTCCGTAGAATTGGAATTTAATACACTCTCCTCTGTATCAGAATGTTGCCCATTTATCGCTCCTTCTGCAAACGTAGAGCCTCCAAGCAGGAATAAAATAATGATTGAAAATGAAATTACCTTTTTCTTCATTTTTAATAACCTCCTAATTTTTTTTAAAAATTACCTTCTTCACAGGGAACCAAAACGCTACCACCCCACCTCC harbors:
- a CDS encoding glycoside hydrolase family 76 protein translates to MKKKVISFSIIILFLLGGSTFAEGAINGQHSDTEESVLNSNSTEWGAKAEQAQASLYDNYWNEETNMFNNAYKCVNCNGQFHYWWQAHAIDTLIDAYERTGEDVHINRATALYDSIIQKNNGITNNFYDDMLWMGMALLRLYEHTNDQEHANAVFTLWEDIKHGWSEEFGGGIAWNKSQLDYKNTPSNAPAVILAARLYQQFGNSNDLEWAKKIYEWQKSTLVDSQTGFVWDGINRTGDGSIDKNWEFTYNQGVYIGASIELYRATKKPEYFEAALQTADTGVNRLVGNHTTNILKDEGSGDGGLFKGVFIRYLGGLVEEDPTQEKLVNFILNNADSAWEHTKSEDEILFGSSWERTPTLNNDLSTNLSGVMLMEQAAKVENNIAVPSFSLLHQQLNEYVNVGDVKGPLVSILNNSLKQVEHHLNKGKVNQAKKHLEKFRKHLANDAHDKHISDQAKEKLIKGADLLIEDWTK